ACCATGTTAACCTGCGCGCCGATTTTCTGTTCGTGAATCATTTTGGGCTTGGTGGGGTCGCCGACGTTGTACACGCGGCACATGCCGTCCAGGAACGTATTGACGAAGAGGATTTGGTCGTCGGCGGAGAGGCTCATATCGACCGGCAGGGGGATCTTGGTGGGGTCGCCGATATTGCCCACGTCCTTGGCTGCGAAGGTGCCGTCGGCTTTCTGTGCTACCAGCCACAACTTGGACGTCAGCGCAGTGGCGGTGAAGGCGTAATAGTGGCGCGGCTGCAACGCCCAACGCACTTCTAACGGCGCGCCGGGAACTTCAAAGATTTGGATCGGTTTGCGGGCGTGAAAGTCCCACAGCACCATCGTCTGGCCGAAGCGCTTCATCGCTTCCTTGTCGGCCACCATCTGCCCGAAGTCCATCATGTAATTGTTCCAACCGGTGAACGACGAGGTCAACATGCGATTCAGATGTGGCTGTACGCGAACATCGTAGCCATACGGGGCAGCGTCGGGCATCCACAAAGTTTGGATGTACTTGCCCTCGTTGCTGTACTCGACCATGCCAGTTTTGCCGCCATGGTCCTTTTCATTAGAAAGCCCGGTGATGAGCATCCGTCCCGGCAGCGGATAAAACGTGTGCGGGCCGACCACCCCGCCGGAATCTTTCACGAAGGTATCGATGGTTTTCGCCAGCTTGGGTTTGGCGGGATCGGACGCCACATCGAAAATGAAGATCTTGCTGTCGTCGAGTCCGCCGAGCCACAAATAGCGGCGATCATCGTTGAACCCGCCGTGATGCGCTTCGTGACGCCCCCCGACGGAGACGCTGGAGAGCACTTTGCCGTATTGGTCCTTCTTTGCCGGGTTGGTGCCGATGGTCACCAGCTTATCCGAGCCGTCCCCCACGCCTTCCGCACCAAGGGTCCAGATATACAGATAATCTTCTTGCCCGGTGATCTTGGGCAAATAGGGCGACTGACAAGTTTCATCCGCGTGCGTCCATGGTCCACTCATTGCGAACACTGCCACGGCCAAAAATGTCCCCAGAGCGAAGCGCCCTCGTGAACTGCATTGCCTCATGTCGTCCTCCTCGCGTTTTCACGCTGTTGCGTCTACGCGAGAGAGCTACCAGATCGGGTTCTGTGGTGCAACGGAGTCGATGAGGCGGTGGTGGTGCAGTTTGGTTGTTTCTTGCAGAGTGGGGCACAGTGCTCTGTGCCCCGGCGATTTTAAGAAAGCCCCAACATCTTCCGCGCTTCTTCCGGTGTGGCGATTTCTCGTCCCATCTCGCGGGCCATTTGCGCGATGCGCGCGACGATGCGGGCGTTGGTGGGCAGCTCTAACTCGGAGTAGGGGTAATCTCCCAAGCCGATAGAAATATGTCCCCCACGCTCCATTGCTGCCGCCGCTACTGCGAGCAGGTTGCCGCCGACGCACATCACCGACCATTGCCAGTCGTCATTTTGGGGAATGAAGTCGAGAAACGCTTCTAGCCCTTTGACCGTGCCGGGATGCCCGGCCAACAGCCAGTCTTCGGTTAATACGACTTCGCCGTACACTGGTGCCTCGAAGATGCCCATGTCTATGAATGCTTGGGTATGGCGCACGGAGGGAATGCTCCACAATGCTTGGATCGGTTTCACACCGACCGATTTCATGGTCTCGGCAAAATACTGCCAGGTCTTGGTGGTGTTCAGGTACACCGTCTCCGTGGTCTTGAAGCGCTTGGCTTGGGGATCGTAGGTGTCGACGTTGCTGGTCGCCATGTCGATGGGGCCGAGGTCCGGTCTGGTCATGGGGTCTTTGGCCATCTCGACAATGTGGGCGATGCGCGCCTCCGGCGACCCCATCCACCACGCGCCTAACGTCGGCATGGTGATGAGATCGCTTTTCTCTTTAATGCGGCGCACGGTGTCGGCGTACAGTTTCGGATCGGAGGATGGCGCGCCGGTTTTCGGATCGCGGGCATGATAATGGATGATGGCCGCGCCTGCGCGCCAGCATTCCAGCGACTGACTGGCGATTTCTTCCGGGCTGTAGGGCACGTTCGGGTTGGGGTCGCGCATTGCGTACTCGTTAATACGTACTTCGATGATGATCTTTTCTGCCATAATGGTCTCCTCTCTTTTCGTGTGGGCGTGTGTGTGGAGCAGGCCAGCGCCGGACTACTCCCTCGCCACAATCCGCGCTATTAGACACTGTGGCTTTACGGACTGTCAAGCGAAATCGTGGATTGGGGAAAACACGGTGAGCCAGATGCAAGAGGAAAAGAGCGCACCCAGTGGAATGCTGCGGACACTGCTGGCTGGTCCGATTGCCTGGCTCAAGCATACGCTGACGTTTCATCCCAACACTAAGCTCCAGACGAGTCCGGCGGACTTCGGACTGCCATACGAAGAAGTGCGGTTTGGCGGACCCGACGGCAGTGCTCTGCATGGGTGGTATATCCCAAGCCGCGAGGCGCACTCGCCAATGAATGAATCCTTGTTTGTCTGGTTTCATGGCAATGCCGGACACATTGGCCATCGCCTCAAACAGCTCCATTTGCTGCACGACCATATCGGTGGCAGCCATTTCTTATTCGACTACCGGGGCTTCGGCTTGAGTCGCGGGAAGCCGACCATCCCCGGCATTTTTGAAGACGGACGCGATGTACTCGATTTGATCCAAACGCGAGGATGGTCGCAGGGGCGACGGCTGGTGTACTTCGGGGAATCCTTAGGGGGTGCGG
Above is a window of Deltaproteobacteria bacterium DNA encoding:
- a CDS encoding selenium-binding protein, producing the protein MSGPWTHADETCQSPYLPKITGQEDYLYIWTLGAEGVGDGSDKLVTIGTNPAKKDQYGKVLSSVSVGGRHEAHHGGFNDDRRYLWLGGLDDSKIFIFDVASDPAKPKLAKTIDTFVKDSGGVVGPHTFYPLPGRMLITGLSNEKDHGGKTGMVEYSNEGKYIQTLWMPDAAPYGYDVRVQPHLNRMLTSSFTGWNNYMMDFGQMVADKEAMKRFGQTMVLWDFHARKPIQIFEVPGAPLEVRWALQPRHYYAFTATALTSKLWLVAQKADGTFAAKDVGNIGDPTKIPLPVDMSLSADDQILFVNTFLDGMCRVYNVGDPTKPKMIHEQKIGAQVNMVSQSWDGKRVYFTSSLLTNWDKKGDANEQFLKAYTWDGKTLKQTFAVDFNKENLGRPHIMHLGQEQFYKNQIYTEQTTETGGANVANR
- a CDS encoding 3-keto-5-aminohexanoate cleavage protein produces the protein MMAEKIIIEVRINEYAMRDPNPNVPYSPEEIASQSLECWRAGAAIIHYHARDPKTGAPSSDPKLYADTVRRIKEKSDLITMPTLGAWWMGSPEARIAHIVEMAKDPMTRPDLGPIDMATSNVDTYDPQAKRFKTTETVYLNTTKTWQYFAETMKSVGVKPIQALWSIPSVRHTQAFIDMGIFEAPVYGEVVLTEDWLLAGHPGTVKGLEAFLDFIPQNDDWQWSVMCVGGNLLAVAAAAMERGGHISIGLGDYPYSELELPTNARIVARIAQMAREMGREIATPEEARKMLGLS
- a CDS encoding alpha/beta hydrolase; the protein is MSQMQEEKSAPSGMLRTLLAGPIAWLKHTLTFHPNTKLQTSPADFGLPYEEVRFGGPDGSALHGWYIPSREAHSPMNESLFVWFHGNAGHIGHRLKQLHLLHDHIGGSHFLFDYRGFGLSRGKPTIPGIFEDGRDVLDLIQTRGWSQGRRLVYFGESLGGAVAIALALETVPDALILTAPFHSLHAMGRIRVPPLAFLVKDDLHNARLIGQVRAPVLVMHGTDDRTVPFRQGYELYTLAPHPKTFYKVEGGGHTNLHEVGGETYLRVIREFLLPCPADTAKAG